A part of Deltaproteobacteria bacterium HGW-Deltaproteobacteria-4 genomic DNA contains:
- a CDS encoding sigma-54-dependent Fis family transcriptional regulator: MTGPITTLQERCRKCYSCVRNCPVKAIKVHKDHAEIIDSRCIGCGICVQVCSQQAKVIADSILSVQKLIDGSEPVVAILGCSYPAFFNDIRPGQLVAGIKNLGFSEVHEGSSGVELIRLSYQAEIESQKKNAATLFSSHCPAIVDLIERHYPQLLRNLMKTVSPKIAAGRFIKETLGPRTKVVYISSCIAGKFEIEEEQIQDAIDVVLTYKELQQMFKLRKLDLSRLPNHPFNGMPPHNDSRLFAIAGGPLNAFGIKSDIFHPEYLSSEGPENALEVIRDVAAGRITPRFIDIRFCTGGCIGGPGKNNRLTTFSKRNLIYQHSCSEVPYQTASHYCTVKQSIATNRSFRNKHKRLELPGGESVRNILQSINKFVESDELNCGACGYATCREYAVAVFQGLAEREMCLPYAVKRLEEDHTMLTQKFELAQRALAQEVGSSAIVGEDPRTMDILGLIYQVAPTPTTVLIRGESGTGKELTARAIHEKSLRADKPLVTINCTTITDSLLESELFGHKKGAFTGAVADKKGLFEAANGGTIFLDEIGDITPKLQAELLRVLDNGEIRPVGGNAPIKVDVRLIAATNKDLEAGIRESWFREDLYYRLNVFTISQPPLRSRLESLPALVENFRARASRRLNKPIKGIDERALQALMRYPWPGNIRELQNIIERASVLAQDSVIRLENLPVVFTELALNEGRTETDLATPSFRSQRDKHIGQMEKNLLIHFLREARGNVSAAAIQAGIPRRTFYRLLKRNDLNGKEFNKNRQT; encoded by the coding sequence ATGACAGGGCCGATTACCACGCTGCAGGAACGCTGCCGCAAATGCTATTCCTGCGTCCGCAACTGTCCGGTTAAAGCGATTAAAGTCCACAAAGATCACGCTGAAATCATTGACAGCCGTTGCATTGGCTGCGGTATTTGCGTACAGGTCTGCTCCCAGCAGGCCAAAGTGATTGCTGACAGTATTTTGAGCGTACAAAAACTCATAGACGGGTCAGAACCGGTCGTTGCCATTCTCGGATGTTCTTATCCGGCATTCTTCAATGATATTCGCCCCGGACAACTGGTGGCGGGAATCAAAAACCTCGGCTTTTCAGAAGTTCACGAAGGCTCCAGCGGTGTCGAATTAATCCGTTTGTCTTATCAGGCCGAGATTGAGAGCCAGAAGAAGAACGCCGCCACTCTGTTTTCAAGTCATTGTCCAGCGATTGTCGATTTAATTGAAAGGCACTACCCCCAACTCTTACGAAACCTGATGAAGACAGTGTCACCGAAGATCGCCGCAGGACGCTTTATCAAAGAGACTCTTGGCCCCAGGACCAAGGTTGTCTATATCAGTTCATGTATTGCCGGAAAATTTGAAATTGAAGAAGAACAGATCCAGGACGCGATCGATGTCGTCCTGACCTACAAAGAGTTGCAACAAATGTTCAAGCTCAGGAAGCTCGATTTAAGCCGCCTCCCCAACCACCCCTTCAATGGGATGCCACCACATAACGATAGTCGACTCTTTGCCATTGCCGGTGGTCCCCTGAACGCTTTCGGCATCAAGAGCGACATTTTTCATCCTGAATACCTCAGCTCCGAAGGCCCGGAGAATGCCCTTGAAGTCATCCGCGACGTCGCAGCCGGGCGTATTACCCCCCGCTTTATTGATATCCGCTTCTGTACCGGCGGCTGTATCGGTGGGCCAGGCAAAAATAACCGCCTGACAACTTTCAGCAAACGCAATCTGATCTACCAGCATTCTTGCAGCGAAGTCCCTTATCAGACCGCCAGTCATTACTGTACGGTGAAACAGAGCATCGCCACAAATCGCAGCTTCAGAAACAAACATAAGCGTTTGGAACTGCCGGGGGGCGAGAGCGTGCGCAACATTCTTCAGTCGATCAATAAATTTGTCGAAAGTGACGAATTGAATTGTGGGGCCTGCGGATATGCGACTTGCCGGGAATATGCCGTGGCCGTCTTTCAGGGATTGGCCGAGCGTGAGATGTGTCTTCCTTATGCGGTCAAACGCCTGGAAGAGGATCACACCATGCTGACGCAAAAATTTGAACTGGCACAACGCGCCCTGGCGCAGGAAGTCGGATCATCGGCAATCGTCGGCGAGGATCCGCGCACCATGGATATTCTCGGGCTTATTTATCAGGTTGCACCCACGCCGACGACCGTACTGATTCGCGGCGAGAGTGGTACCGGCAAAGAACTGACGGCGCGGGCCATTCACGAAAAGAGCCTGCGTGCCGATAAACCGCTTGTCACCATCAACTGCACGACAATTACCGACAGTCTTTTGGAAAGTGAACTCTTTGGTCATAAAAAAGGGGCATTCACCGGTGCTGTTGCTGACAAAAAAGGGCTCTTCGAGGCTGCTAACGGCGGTACTATCTTCCTTGACGAAATCGGTGACATTACCCCGAAACTGCAAGCGGAACTCCTGCGGGTTCTTGACAACGGCGAGATTCGTCCGGTGGGAGGGAACGCTCCGATCAAAGTCGATGTCCGCCTCATTGCCGCCACCAACAAAGATTTAGAAGCAGGAATTCGCGAAAGTTGGTTTCGCGAAGATCTCTATTACCGACTCAATGTTTTTACCATCTCCCAACCACCCTTGCGCAGTCGACTCGAGTCCCTGCCGGCCCTGGTGGAAAATTTTCGGGCTCGGGCCAGTCGCCGTCTCAACAAACCGATCAAGGGAATCGACGAGCGGGCGCTGCAAGCACTAATGCGCTACCCTTGGCCGGGGAATATTCGTGAACTGCAAAATATCATCGAACGCGCCTCTGTTCTGGCACAGGACAGCGTCATCAGACTGGAGAATCTTCCGGTCGTCTTTACCGAACTCGCCCTGAACGAAGGACGCACGGAAACAGACCTCGCAACACCAAGCTTTCGCTCGCAACGCGACAAACATATTGGCCAAATGGAGAAGAATCTCCTCATTCATTTTCTCCGGGAAGCCAGAGGAAATGTTTCAGCGGCGGCAATTCAGGCTGGAATTCCCCGCCGTACCTTCTATCGCCTCCTCAAACGTAACGATTTAAATGGAAAAGAATTCAATAAAAACCGACAGACATAA
- a CDS encoding peptide ABC transporter ATP-binding protein, producing the protein MNPLLSVRNLTKSFAAAQGPLGGQEQRFRAVDNISFDLAPGETLGLVGESGCGKSTTGRLILRLLEADSGAVFFHNEDLVPMGQKELRPRRRQMQMIFQDPFSSLNPRCKIGDIVAEPLLIHGLATPATVKDLVIDLLATVGLGSDILERYPHEFSGGQRQRIGIARALAVKPELIIADEPVSALDLSIQAQVINLLDDIQQQFGLTYLFISHDLSVVEHLCKRVAVMYLGRIIEIAPAIELYRAPFHPYTEALLQAVPRPIPGRQHKRILLQGEIPSPLSPPAGCHFHPRCIYAQSICRELSPVLLEHDPARFAACHFAGEFSRNLA; encoded by the coding sequence ATGAATCCTTTATTGTCGGTCCGGAATTTGACCAAATCCTTTGCGGCGGCACAGGGCCCGCTTGGCGGTCAAGAGCAGCGCTTTCGTGCCGTCGACAATATCAGCTTCGACCTTGCTCCCGGTGAAACCCTCGGTCTGGTTGGCGAGTCGGGTTGTGGAAAATCGACAACCGGTCGCCTGATTTTACGTCTCCTTGAAGCCGACAGCGGTGCGGTCTTCTTTCACAACGAAGATCTTGTCCCCATGGGACAAAAGGAGCTACGGCCGCGGCGGCGGCAGATGCAGATGATCTTTCAGGACCCCTTCTCCTCACTCAATCCCCGCTGCAAAATTGGCGACATTGTCGCTGAACCATTACTCATTCACGGCCTGGCGACCCCGGCTACGGTCAAGGATCTCGTCATTGATCTGCTGGCAACCGTCGGTCTCGGCAGTGATATACTTGAACGCTATCCGCATGAATTTTCCGGTGGACAACGGCAACGCATCGGCATCGCCCGTGCTCTGGCAGTCAAACCCGAATTGATCATCGCCGATGAACCTGTCTCCGCTCTCGATCTCTCGATTCAGGCTCAGGTTATCAACCTGCTCGATGATATCCAGCAGCAGTTCGGCTTGACTTATCTCTTTATTTCCCACGACCTTTCAGTGGTCGAACACCTGTGTAAACGCGTGGCTGTTATGTATCTCGGCCGGATTATTGAAATCGCACCGGCGATCGAACTCTACCGCGCCCCCTTTCATCCTTATACGGAAGCTTTACTGCAAGCTGTCCCCCGCCCCATCCCCGGACGGCAGCATAAAAGGATCCTCCTGCAAGGAGAAATCCCCTCCCCCCTCTCTCCGCCTGCCGGCTGCCACTTCCATCCCCGTTGTATCTACGCTCAGTCGATCTGCCGGGAGCTCAGTCCCGTCCTGTTGGAGCATGATCCGGCGCGTTTCGCCGCCTGCCACTTTGCCGGTGAATTCTCCCGCAACCTCGCCTGA
- a CDS encoding ABC transporter ATP-binding protein, which yields MTSPLLDVCSLKTYFFTPRGLIKAIGGIDFSIGSGRTLALVGESGCGKSMTALSILRLVPEPGKIVEGTISFAGEDLLRLPPTEMRRIRGNQIAMIFQEPMTSLNPVFTVKRQIGEVLELHRGLHGQEQEEEAAALLQQVGIPDARKRLASYPHQLSGGMRQRVVIAMALAGHPQLLIADEPTTALDVTIQAQILALLDELRRSRGMSMLLISHDLGVVAETADAVAIMYAGLIMEAADVAPLFNEPLHPYTRGLLACIPRLGEERQRLVPIPDQVTDAMQHGDGCPFAPRCREVMHQCREHLPPLREVAPNHQVRCWKAL from the coding sequence ATGACTTCCCCTCTTCTTGATGTCTGCTCCCTTAAAACCTACTTCTTTACGCCCCGTGGCCTGATCAAGGCAATTGGCGGCATCGACTTTTCGATTGGGTCCGGTCGTACTCTGGCTTTGGTCGGGGAATCAGGCTGTGGCAAATCGATGACGGCGCTGTCGATTTTGCGTCTGGTACCGGAACCAGGGAAGATTGTCGAAGGAACGATCTCTTTTGCCGGAGAAGATCTGCTCCGGCTGCCACCGACAGAGATGCGGCGGATTCGCGGCAACCAGATTGCCATGATCTTTCAGGAACCGATGACTTCACTGAATCCGGTCTTTACCGTCAAGAGGCAAATTGGCGAAGTTCTCGAGCTCCATCGTGGCCTGCACGGCCAGGAACAAGAAGAAGAAGCCGCCGCGCTCCTGCAGCAGGTTGGCATCCCGGATGCGCGGAAAAGACTGGCATCGTACCCGCACCAACTCTCCGGCGGGATGCGCCAAAGGGTCGTAATCGCCATGGCCCTTGCCGGCCATCCGCAACTGCTGATTGCCGACGAACCGACGACCGCCCTCGACGTGACGATACAGGCCCAGATTCTTGCGCTTCTTGATGAATTACGCCGCAGTCGCGGGATGTCGATGCTCCTTATTTCGCACGACCTCGGTGTCGTTGCCGAAACCGCTGATGCGGTGGCGATCATGTATGCCGGCCTGATTATGGAAGCAGCAGACGTTGCCCCCCTCTTCAATGAACCTCTCCACCCTTATACTCGCGGTCTCCTTGCCTGCATTCCCCGCCTCGGAGAAGAGCGGCAACGTTTGGTGCCGATTCCCGATCAAGTGACCGACGCCATGCAGCATGGCGACGGCTGCCCCTTTGCCCCGCGCTGCCGCGAAGTAATGCACCAGTGCCGTGAACATCTGCCGCCCTTACGGGAAGTGGCGCCGAATCATCAGGTGCGCTGCTGGAAGGCCTTATGA
- a CDS encoding cystathionine gamma-synthase (catalyzes the formation of cystathionine from L-cysteine and O-succinyl-L-homoserine) — translation MSDHAYRTATLLVHQGRDRDPATGASTIPVYLASTYHHSGGKSGEYDYARSGNPSRDQVEEAIALLEGGVRGFAYPSGMAAIGSALALLNSGDHLIAPDDLYGGSWRYLSQVLPANGISATFVDQTDLDAVVAAIRPETKAIFLETPSNPLFKIVDLRAIAAIAKERGLLTLLDNTFMTPLLQRPLDLGIDVTIHSATKFLGGHSDLLAGLVTTADPALAKRLKFFQNAFGAVLAPFDSFLLSRGIKTLKLRLDAAQTNAQILAERLAVHPAVSRVYYPGLPDFADRKLHFSQASGAGAILSFELKNESQIAPLLQRVKLPIIAPSLGGVETILTHCWSMSHAAIPVATKQQLGIRETLLRISAGIEDVEDLWEDLVQGLSPE, via the coding sequence ATGAGCGATCATGCTTATCGTACCGCCACCCTTCTCGTGCATCAGGGCCGCGACCGTGATCCGGCGACCGGCGCCAGCACCATCCCGGTCTACCTCGCCTCCACCTACCACCATAGCGGCGGAAAATCCGGTGAATACGACTACGCCCGCAGCGGCAATCCCAGCCGTGACCAGGTCGAAGAAGCCATTGCCCTGCTCGAAGGCGGGGTGCGCGGTTTTGCTTACCCGAGCGGTATGGCGGCGATCGGCAGCGCCCTGGCCCTGCTTAACAGCGGCGATCACCTCATCGCCCCGGATGATCTTTACGGCGGCTCGTGGCGCTACTTGTCGCAGGTTTTGCCTGCCAACGGCATCAGTGCCACTTTCGTCGATCAGACCGATCTCGACGCTGTTGTTGCCGCCATCCGCCCCGAGACCAAGGCAATCTTCCTCGAAACGCCGTCTAATCCCCTCTTCAAGATCGTCGACCTCCGCGCCATCGCCGCCATCGCCAAGGAACGGGGACTCCTCACCCTCTTGGACAACACCTTCATGACCCCGCTGCTGCAGCGCCCCCTCGATCTAGGTATCGACGTGACGATTCACAGTGCCACCAAATTCCTTGGCGGCCATTCCGACCTCCTGGCCGGTCTGGTCACCACCGCCGACCCGGCCCTGGCCAAACGCCTCAAGTTCTTCCAGAACGCTTTCGGCGCCGTCCTTGCCCCCTTTGACTCTTTCCTCCTCAGTCGCGGCATCAAGACTCTCAAACTGCGCCTTGATGCCGCCCAGACCAACGCCCAGATCCTCGCCGAGCGCCTCGCTGTCCACCCCGCCGTCAGCCGCGTCTACTACCCCGGCCTCCCCGACTTTGCCGACCGGAAACTCCATTTTTCCCAGGCAAGCGGCGCCGGCGCCATCCTCTCCTTCGAGCTCAAAAATGAGAGCCAGATCGCTCCACTTCTGCAGCGCGTCAAATTGCCGATCATCGCCCCCAGCCTCGGCGGCGTCGAAACCATCCTCACCCACTGCTGGAGCATGTCGCACGCCGCTATCCCGGTCGCCACCAAACAACAGCTCGGCATTCGCGAAACGCTGCTGCGTATCTCGGCCGGGATTGAGGATGTTGAGGATCTTTGGGAAGATTTGGTGCAAGGATTGTCACCAGAGTAA
- a CDS encoding cystathionine gamma-synthase (catalyzes the formation of cystathionine from L-cysteine and O-succinyl-L-homoserine), with protein MSGAQSLESRIVHLGVGRDETNGAISFPIYPSATYRHPGVGESTGFDYTRSGNPTRQILEEGLATLEGGCRGLAFASGMAALTTLFLHFSSSDHVIVSEDLYGGTYRLLEQIFAKLGISASYVDTNDHAAVTAAITPQSRALLLETPGNPLLGVSDIIALAAICRQHSLLFCVDNTFLTPILQRPLDLGADVVIHSGTKYLGGHNDLCSGVLVAKDVALGERLYFLQNATGGVLPPQDCWLLIRSLKTLTLRMERHCQNALQIARWLQRQPQVTAVYYPGLEDHPGHALSKQQCSGFGGMLSFRVSSPELARQVLKKIELISFAESLGGVESLLTLPAIQTHGDIPEAERERRGICASLLRFSVGIENVDDLIADLEQALN; from the coding sequence ATGTCCGGAGCACAAAGCCTTGAAAGCCGCATTGTCCACCTGGGTGTCGGCCGTGATGAAACAAACGGCGCCATCAGCTTCCCGATCTATCCGAGCGCCACCTACCGCCACCCCGGCGTCGGCGAAAGTACCGGCTTTGATTATACCCGCTCCGGCAATCCGACCCGGCAGATCCTTGAAGAAGGGCTCGCTACCCTCGAAGGAGGATGCCGCGGCCTCGCCTTTGCTTCCGGCATGGCGGCGTTGACCACCCTCTTCCTCCACTTCTCCAGCAGCGATCACGTCATCGTTTCCGAAGATCTCTACGGTGGCACCTACCGCCTTTTAGAGCAGATTTTCGCTAAACTGGGGATCTCTGCCAGTTACGTTGACACCAATGACCATGCTGCTGTTACCGCCGCCATCACCCCGCAGAGTCGCGCCCTCCTTCTTGAAACGCCGGGAAATCCACTCCTCGGAGTCAGCGATATTATCGCTCTTGCCGCCATCTGCCGACAACACAGCCTCCTTTTTTGTGTCGACAACACCTTTCTCACTCCGATCCTGCAGCGCCCCCTCGACCTTGGCGCCGACGTGGTGATACACTCCGGCACCAAGTATCTCGGCGGTCACAATGATCTCTGTTCCGGTGTCCTCGTCGCCAAAGATGTCGCTCTCGGTGAACGTCTCTACTTCCTGCAAAATGCCACAGGTGGCGTGCTGCCACCGCAGGATTGCTGGCTGCTGATCCGTAGCTTGAAGACCTTGACCCTGCGCATGGAGCGGCATTGCCAGAATGCTTTGCAGATTGCCCGTTGGCTGCAACGTCAGCCGCAAGTGACGGCTGTTTACTATCCGGGACTGGAAGATCACCCCGGCCATGCACTCAGCAAACAGCAATGCAGCGGCTTCGGCGGCATGCTCTCTTTTCGTGTTAGCAGCCCAGAACTCGCCCGCCAGGTATTGAAGAAGATCGAGCTGATCTCCTTTGCCGAAAGCCTTGGCGGCGTTGAATCGCTTCTCACATTACCGGCGATCCAGACGCATGGGGATATCCCGGAAGCGGAACGGGAGCGGCGCGGTATTTGTGCTTCCCTGCTGCGTTTTTCGGTGGGGATTGAGAATGTTGACGATCTGATTGCTGATCTTGAACAGGCTTTGAACTGA
- a CDS encoding corrinoid-binding protein, with protein MNPQDLSNQLLTTMINADRSAAAALVEQALSDGIEPRQVIADILDPAIVRLGRLWEDETMSLAQNFVASKIAEDTLLRCIPNKADNSHSKGAVVIGNIEDDFHSLGRKTVGLFLAAAGWEVHDLGNDVTAEELLAKALEVNACVIGASAMMQTTALNIRKLRQLIDERGLANRIKLAVGGAVFNWRPELVEEIGGDGTANNAIEADELFMRLQAEVRGEVTP; from the coding sequence ATGAACCCGCAAGATCTCAGTAATCAACTGCTGACCACCATGATTAATGCCGACCGTTCCGCCGCAGCGGCACTGGTTGAACAGGCGCTTTCTGATGGAATCGAACCCCGGCAGGTGATTGCCGACATCCTTGATCCGGCAATCGTCCGCCTGGGACGACTGTGGGAGGATGAAACGATGTCGCTGGCACAGAACTTTGTCGCCTCAAAAATCGCCGAAGACACGCTGCTCCGCTGTATTCCGAACAAGGCGGATAATTCCCACAGCAAAGGCGCTGTCGTGATCGGCAATATTGAGGATGATTTTCACAGCCTTGGCCGTAAGACAGTGGGGCTGTTTCTGGCCGCCGCCGGTTGGGAGGTGCACGATCTCGGCAATGATGTCACTGCTGAGGAGCTGCTTGCCAAGGCTCTTGAAGTAAACGCCTGCGTGATCGGCGCCTCGGCCATGATGCAGACTACCGCATTGAACATCCGCAAGCTACGGCAGTTGATTGATGAAAGGGGTCTTGCCAACCGGATCAAGCTGGCGGTCGGGGGGGCGGTATTCAACTGGCGACCGGAGCTGGTGGAGGAGATTGGTGGCGACGGCACTGCTAACAACGCTATCGAAGCCGATGAGCTGTTCATGCGGCTGCAGGCAGAAGTGCGCGGAGAGGTGACGCCATGA
- a CDS encoding hybrid sensor histidine kinase/response regulator, which yields MSIITNQPAVQLMAIEVISELLASTSPRKLGEALTEHLRELTGARTIMVLAHRPGPQPGELLYASPERRSTLFSAAELNLFCPEITPGELPFLPEELSVGHPLRSLLLRAGIHSLARYPLRAGGEFVALLLLFDLPGAERMAGTSHLINLLAAPIALALKNALAFRLIEEQAKELEQRVEERTAELRQSEERHRSILQTAMDGIWLIDAQGRFVEVNETYCRMSGYSMQELLSMSVSDVESFETASETSARIKKVMEQGEDRFESRHRRKDGTVYDVEVSVQYRPADGGQFVSFVQNITERKRAEEEEIKLQAQLQQAQKMESVGRLAGGVAHDFNNMLTVILGHAQLGLMRLDPNHPVGADLKEIISTAQRSADLTRQLLAFARKQTVTPKVLNLNATVSEMLKMLQRLIGEDINLSWQPAPDLGQVRIDPSQIDQILANLCVNARDAIAGNGRITIETANSTIDRDYCAVNLEAVPGEYVCLTVSDSGSGMDKETQAHIFEPFYTTKELGKGTGLGLATVYGAVKQNNGFINIYSEPGQGTTFSIYLPREANLGTARRTPDADTAVPRGQETILLVEDEPAILDIASEMLEMQGYTVLKADTPGEAIRLAREHVGEIQLLMTDVIMPEMNGRDLAKNLLSMYPHMKRLFMSGYTADVIATHGVLDDGVHFIQKPFSLPDMAAKVREVLDKP from the coding sequence ATGAGCATCATCACCAACCAACCCGCTGTCCAACTGATGGCCATCGAGGTCATCTCGGAGCTGCTGGCTTCCACATCACCGCGCAAACTGGGAGAAGCGCTGACCGAGCATCTGCGCGAGTTGACCGGGGCCCGAACCATCATGGTGCTGGCCCATCGCCCCGGACCTCAACCGGGTGAACTGCTGTATGCCAGCCCGGAACGGCGGAGTACACTCTTTTCTGCCGCAGAACTCAATCTTTTCTGTCCTGAGATAACGCCGGGGGAGCTCCCGTTTTTACCGGAAGAGCTTTCTGTCGGGCATCCGCTGCGCTCGCTACTGCTGAGAGCCGGTATCCATTCCCTGGCGCGCTATCCGCTGCGCGCCGGTGGTGAGTTCGTCGCCCTGCTGCTGCTCTTTGACCTGCCGGGGGCAGAACGGATGGCCGGGACCAGCCATCTCATCAACCTCCTTGCCGCGCCGATTGCGCTGGCCCTTAAAAACGCCCTGGCCTTTCGTCTGATTGAGGAGCAGGCCAAAGAGCTGGAACAGCGGGTGGAGGAGCGGACGGCTGAGCTGCGGCAAAGTGAAGAACGCCATCGCTCCATCCTTCAGACCGCCATGGACGGCATCTGGCTGATAGACGCACAGGGGCGTTTTGTTGAAGTAAACGAAACCTATTGCCGGATGAGCGGTTACAGTATGCAGGAGCTGCTCTCAATGTCTGTTTCCGATGTCGAGTCTTTTGAGACAGCCAGTGAGACCTCTGCCCGTATCAAGAAGGTTATGGAACAGGGGGAGGATCGTTTCGAGTCCCGGCATCGCCGCAAGGATGGTACCGTTTATGATGTCGAAGTCAGTGTTCAGTACCGGCCGGCTGACGGCGGGCAGTTTGTGTCTTTCGTGCAAAACATCACCGAGCGCAAGCGAGCCGAAGAAGAAGAAATCAAACTCCAAGCCCAGCTCCAGCAGGCCCAGAAGATGGAGTCAGTCGGTCGCCTGGCCGGTGGCGTGGCTCACGATTTCAATAACATGCTGACGGTCATTCTCGGTCATGCCCAGCTGGGGCTGATGCGCCTGGATCCGAACCACCCGGTCGGTGCCGACCTCAAAGAGATAATCAGCACGGCACAGCGCTCCGCCGATCTGACCCGGCAGCTGCTCGCCTTTGCCCGCAAACAGACGGTTACTCCCAAAGTTCTGAATCTGAACGCTACCGTGTCAGAGATGCTCAAGATGCTGCAGCGGCTGATCGGCGAGGATATTAACCTTAGCTGGCAGCCAGCACCCGATCTCGGGCAGGTCCGGATAGATCCGTCCCAGATAGACCAGATTCTGGCCAACCTTTGTGTCAACGCCCGGGACGCCATTGCAGGAAACGGCCGGATCACCATCGAGACGGCAAACAGCACCATCGACAGGGATTACTGTGCCGTCAATTTGGAGGCAGTGCCCGGAGAATATGTCTGTCTGACGGTGAGCGATTCCGGCAGCGGCATGGACAAGGAGACACAGGCCCATATCTTTGAGCCGTTTTACACCACCAAAGAGTTGGGCAAGGGGACCGGGCTCGGGTTGGCCACGGTCTATGGCGCCGTCAAACAGAACAACGGCTTCATCAACATCTACAGCGAACCGGGTCAGGGAACGACCTTCTCGATCTATCTGCCCCGGGAAGCGAACTTGGGCACGGCACGCCGCACCCCGGATGCGGACACTGCCGTTCCGCGCGGTCAGGAAACCATCCTTTTGGTGGAAGACGAACCGGCCATCCTTGATATTGCCTCCGAGATGCTTGAAATGCAGGGCTATACCGTGTTGAAGGCAGATACCCCCGGCGAGGCGATTCGTCTGGCCCGTGAGCACGTCGGTGAGATCCAGCTGCTCATGACTGACGTGATCATGCCGGAGATGAACGGTCGGGATCTGGCTAAAAACCTTCTGTCAATGTATCCCCATATGAAACGCCTGTTCATGTCGGGGTATACAGCCGATGTCATTGCCACTCATGGTGTGCTCGACGATGGCGTGCATTTCATCCAGAAACCGTTCTCGCTGCCGGATATGGCAGCCAAGGTGCGGGAAGTTCTGGATAAACCGTAG
- the cmoB gene encoding tRNA 5-methoxyuridine(34)/uridine 5-oxyacetic acid(34) synthase CmoB: MNFYDSLWPQLEALGQHLWSQQLQATLSERMIQGSHGKMAGWLKALQALPDINPSRLELKEMVAIGEAADLGKFSREELIAGLQTFHPWRKGPYNIFGVEIDTEWRSDWKWERLLPHIQPLAGRRVLDVGCGNGYHGWRMRGAGAEFVLGIEPFLLSVLQFQVMQRYLRDPQHHVIPIGIEDVPANLACFDSVFSMGVLYHRRSPLDHLLELKGCLRSGGELILETLIVAGDQETIFMPSGRYAKMRNVWFLPSIAAMTLWLQRCGFTKIACVDTNRTSREEQRSTAWMHFESLADFLDQDDPEKTFEGHPAPLRAIFTATKPF; this comes from the coding sequence ATGAATTTTTACGACTCCCTCTGGCCACAACTCGAAGCGCTGGGACAGCACCTCTGGTCGCAACAACTGCAAGCGACCTTGTCGGAAAGGATGATCCAGGGCAGTCACGGCAAGATGGCGGGCTGGCTCAAGGCGCTGCAGGCGTTGCCGGACATCAATCCTTCCCGGCTGGAACTGAAGGAGATGGTGGCCATCGGCGAAGCGGCAGACCTCGGAAAGTTCAGCCGGGAGGAATTGATTGCCGGGTTGCAAACCTTTCACCCCTGGCGCAAAGGCCCCTACAACATCTTCGGAGTGGAGATCGATACCGAGTGGCGTTCCGACTGGAAGTGGGAGCGCCTGCTGCCGCACATTCAACCGTTAGCGGGAAGAAGGGTGCTCGATGTCGGTTGCGGCAATGGTTATCACGGCTGGCGCATGCGCGGCGCCGGGGCTGAATTTGTCCTCGGCATCGAGCCCTTCCTCCTTTCGGTGCTGCAATTTCAGGTGATGCAGCGTTATCTCCGCGACCCACAGCATCATGTTATCCCGATCGGCATCGAGGATGTGCCGGCCAATCTTGCCTGCTTTGACAGCGTCTTTTCTATGGGTGTCCTTTATCATCGACGTTCCCCTCTCGACCATCTCCTCGAACTGAAGGGCTGTTTGCGATCCGGGGGAGAGTTAATTCTGGAAACGCTGATTGTCGCCGGGGATCAGGAGACCATCTTCATGCCGTCCGGGCGTTACGCCAAGATGCGCAATGTCTGGTTCCTCCCCTCGATTGCAGCGATGACCTTATGGCTGCAGCGCTGTGGTTTCACAAAGATTGCTTGCGTAGACACCAACCGCACCAGTCGGGAGGAGCAGCGCTCGACGGCGTGGATGCACTTTGAATCATTGGCGGATTTTCTGGATCAGGACGATCCGGAAAAGACCTTTGAAGGGCACCCTGCACCGCTTAGGGCGATCTTTACGGCGACGAAGCCCTTTTAA